CCAGGTTGGCCATTTCTGCAAAGCTGGCTTCAGAAAGGCGTACTTCCCCGCTGGTCCATTCCCCGATACCTCCAGGATCAGTATGTGTGGTTTTCGATTTAGTGAAATCATAGAACACTCCGTCACCTGGTAACAAGGTGGCAATGGTATTCTGCTGCCTCTCCACCCGCACTTTACCGGTTTTTACAGCTACCTGGAAATGGTTAGCAATGCTGTCTGTCATAACAGTGAATGTGGTACCTAATACGATGGTCTGCATACCTTCGCGGCTTTCCACGATGAAAGGTGCTTCCTGTTTTGTAACGTCGAAATAAGCCTGCCCCTGCAGTAATTGCACAGTACGTGTTTTTCCGCTGAAGCTGGCCGGGTAACGGATGGCGGAGCGGGCATTGAGGAAGATGCGGGAGCTGTCTGGCAGAATAACTTCTTTCAGTTCTCCGTTGCTTGTTTGCAGGGTTAACATAGGGGGGTCTTTATCTTCCTGCAATAACATACCAATGCCTGTCATCACCAGCGCCACAGCGGCTACGCCTGCGAGGCGGTACCATAGGACCTTTCGTACAGGTTTGCGCGGTATCTTTTGCATGATCTGCTGAAAACGTATCTCCTGTGATGTTGCAGGCTCACCGGC
This DNA window, taken from Chitinophaga niabensis, encodes the following:
- a CDS encoding FecR family protein; translated protein: MPVSPELLKQLLRKQKDNTITDREMALLRLYLSTPEAEDQLASIDFSDMPDAAGEPATSQEIRFQQIMQKIPRKPVRKVLWYRLAGVAAVALVMTGIGMLLQEDKDPPMLTLQTSNGELKEVILPDSSRIFLNARSAIRYPASFSGKTRTVQLLQGQAYFDVTKQEAPFIVESREGMQTIVLGTTFTVMTDSIANHFQVAVKTGKVRVERQQNTIATLLPGDGVFYDFTKSKTTHTDPGGIGEWTSGEVRLSEASFAEMANLVKQLYGITVIAGDAAVQHNQYNLPVKYGTDLRPLMEVICMVNGNRAEWRKDSTAVIIR